Within Dysgonomonas sp. HDW5A, the genomic segment CGCTTTGATCGGATGTATATTCGGGGCAGCTATTGCAGGATGGGTGAGTCAGCAATTTGGTCGTAAGACGGCTCTGTTTGCGGCGGCTATCCTTTTTCTATTTGCAGCCATAGGTTCGGCATGGCCTGAGATCGGCTATCATATGCCCGATGTACAAGATCATACATTTGTGTACCATTTTGTTTTTTACCGTATTATCGGTGGAGTAGGGGTTGGTATCGCTTCTATGGTATCACCTATGTATATTGCCGAAATAGCTCCGCCTGAGAAACGTGGTAGTCTCGTTGCACTCAATCAATTTGCCATCATATTTGGTATGTTGGTTGTGTACTTTGTTAACTACTTTATCGCAAAACAAGGAGATACTGAGTGGTTACATTCTATGGGTTGGAGATGGATGTTTGCTTCATTGGCTATCCCCTCGGGCTTGTTCTTTGTGTTACTGTTCTTTGCTCCCGAAACTCCAAGATGGTTGATTATGAAAGGCCATAAAGAAAAAGGTCTGGATATACTGACTAAACTTGTTGGAGCTACTGCCGCTAAGAAAGAGATGGATGAGATTCAATATAGTTTTGATAAAGATGAAACGACCTCATTGAAACCCTATTACAAATTTATGATGACATGGTTAGTTTTGTTTGTTGTAGGTCTTTTGGCCCTATCTCTTGCAGGTGTACCAAGTGCTCTCGAAATATCAATGATCTGTAGTTTCATTATAGCTCTGTTTGTACCTATCCGTTCTTATGGATTTCTTATCATAATAACAGGAGTATTGCTTTCTGCTTTCCAACAGTTTGTAGGAATCAATGTGGTATTGTATTATGCTCCTGAGATATTTAAGAGTATGGGATCGGGTACTGACTCGGCTTTACTGCAAACAATTATTGTAGGTATAATCAACCTGTCATTTACGGTGTTGGCTATTATGACAGTAGATAAATTTGGTCGTAAACCACTGCTGATTATCGGTGCATTGATTATGGCTGTATCTATGTTAGGATTGGGAACCTCATTTTCTCAAAACCTGAATGGAACTTTGAAACTGATCTTTATGTTAACATACACCGCCGGATTTGCCATGTCATGGGGACCCGTTTGTTGGGTTATGTTGTCCGAGATGTTCCCCAATTCGGTACGGTCATCGGTAATGTCTATTGCAGTTGCTGCACAATGGGTGTCTAATTTCCTTATTTCGTGGACTTTCCCTATTATGGATAAGAACGAAACTTTAGTGAATACATTTAATCATGGATTTGCTTATTGGGTTTATGGTGCTCTGTCGGTATTGGCTGCCCTATTTGTTTGGAAGTTTCTACCTGAAACAAAAGGGAAGACTCTCGAAGATATGGAGCAACTCTGGAAAAAATAAGGTCACAGACCTTTTAATTCTTTGTGCGTAGGGGCGAACCTATGTGTTCGCCTCAGACATACAAAGAGGTCTACCCCTACAAATAAAAGGACGAAAAGTAATATTACTTTTCGTCCTTTTATTATATGATGTGTGACAAAATGTCTTGTTTCTTAGAGAATTAACATCGAGTCACCGTAAGTACCGAAACGATATTTTTCTTTTACTGCCTCTTCGTATAATTCCATAACTCTATCGTATCCTCCAAATGCAGCAGTCATCATAAGTAATGTCGACTGAGGAAGGTGCAGGTTAGTTACCATTGCATCAGCAATATTGAAATCATAAGGAGGGAATATAAACTTATTAGTCCATCCCTTGCTGGGTTTCAATTGGTGGTCGGTGCTGACAATTGTCTCTATGGCACGCATCGAAGATGTACCTACAGCACATATCTTAGCTCCGTTAGCTTTCGCTTTATTAACGATATCAGCTGCATGTTGCGTAACTTCCATTTGCTCCGAATCCATTTTGTGTTTGGTAAGGTCTTCTACGTCAATTTCTCTGTAGTTACCCAAGCCCGAATGGAGAGTGATGTATGCAAAGTCGATACCTTTTATTTCCATACGCTTCAATAATTCACGGCTGAAGTGTAGTCCTGCAGCAGGAGCTACCACAGCACCTTCATTTTTAGCAAATATAGTCTGGTATCGGTGCTTATCATCATCTTCTTCCTGACGACCCAAATACTTAGGGATTGGTGTCTCACCCAAAGCATATAGAGCTGTCTTAAATTCTTCTGCAGGACCATCGTATAAGAATCTTAATGTACGTCCACGCGAAGTAGTGTTGTCGATAACTTCGGCTACCATCGAATCATCGTCACCAAAGTATAACTTATTTCCTATTCTTATTTTACGTGCAGGGTCAACCAATACATCCCAAAGGTGGAATTCTTCGTTAAGTTCGCGTAATAAAAAGACCTCAATTTTTGCTCCTGTCTTTTCTTTATTACCATAAAGGCGTGCAGGAAATACCTTAGTATCATTGAAAACAAAAACATCTTTAT encodes:
- the xylE gene encoding D-xylose transporter XylE, with product MRNEASKSYTIGLTVIATLGGLLFGYDTAVISGTVESLRHFFIDPMGLPTNEANAMEGFVISSALIGCIFGAAIAGWVSQQFGRKTALFAAAILFLFAAIGSAWPEIGYHMPDVQDHTFVYHFVFYRIIGGVGVGIASMVSPMYIAEIAPPEKRGSLVALNQFAIIFGMLVVYFVNYFIAKQGDTEWLHSMGWRWMFASLAIPSGLFFVLLFFAPETPRWLIMKGHKEKGLDILTKLVGATAAKKEMDEIQYSFDKDETTSLKPYYKFMMTWLVLFVVGLLALSLAGVPSALEISMICSFIIALFVPIRSYGFLIIITGVLLSAFQQFVGINVVLYYAPEIFKSMGSGTDSALLQTIIVGIINLSFTVLAIMTVDKFGRKPLLIIGALIMAVSMLGLGTSFSQNLNGTLKLIFMLTYTAGFAMSWGPVCWVMLSEMFPNSVRSSVMSIAVAAQWVSNFLISWTFPIMDKNETLVNTFNHGFAYWVYGALSVLAALFVWKFLPETKGKTLEDMEQLWKK
- the queA gene encoding tRNA preQ1(34) S-adenosylmethionine ribosyltransferase-isomerase QueA; protein product: MKLSQFRFDFPEELIATHPNKNRDESRMLVFDRKTGQVEHKQFKDILEYFDDKDVFVFNDTKVFPARLYGNKEKTGAKIEVFLLRELNEEFHLWDVLVDPARKIRIGNKLYFGDDDSMVAEVIDNTTSRGRTLRFLYDGPAEEFKTALYALGETPIPKYLGRQEEDDDKHRYQTIFAKNEGAVVAPAAGLHFSRELLKRMEIKGIDFAYITLHSGLGNYREIDVEDLTKHKMDSEQMEVTQHAADIVNKAKANGAKICAVGTSSMRAIETIVSTDHQLKPSKGWTNKFIFPPYDFNIADAMVTNLHLPQSTLLMMTAAFGGYDRVMELYEEAVKEKYRFGTYGDSMLIL